The nucleotide sequence GAAGGCGTCGTCGATTGCCTGAAGCTGTGCGGCCGCAGCCGGCCGGCGGCCGATGTGCGGGCCATTGTCGCGGCCTATCTGGACGGGCGCTTTGACGGCAATCTGGTCTGGCTTCTCGACGCCCAGGAGGCGCTGTCCGACCGTTTCGCCATCGACAACGCCGCCTTGCCCGAGGATTTTTTCGAGGTTACGGCGTCCTGCTCCCGGCGCTGCGCCGCCTGCCGTTACTGCGACGAACTGGCCGAGCGGCTGCTTGTCACCCGCGCCCCCGGCCTTGTGCCCTACGGAGCCGGCTGATCCGGCCCCGCCCGTGTCGGGCCAGGGCTACAGGCTCGGCCGATAGCGGGTGGGGTCGGCCACGCCGGCTTCCTCGAAGCCTTTCCTTCGCAGCAAACAGCTGTCGCAGCGGCCGCAGGCCAGGCCGTCCGGGGCCGGGTCGTAGCAGGAGTGGGTGAGGCCATAGTCCACGCCCAGGCTCGTGCCGAGTTCCACGATGCCGGCCTTGGACAGATGCAGCAGCGGGGTGTGGATGCGGATGGCCAGCCGGCCTTCCACCGCCTCCTTGACGGCCAGATTGGCCATGGCCTCAAAAGCGGCGATGAATTCCGGCCGGCAGTCGGGATAACCCGAATAGTCCAGGGCGTTGACGCCGATGTAGATGTCGCTGGCCCCGAGCACCTCGGCCCAGCCCAGGGCCATGGACAGGAAGATGGTGTTGCGGGCAGGCACGTAGGTGACCGGAATGTCGGCTTCCATCTCACCAATATCGCGGTCCTTGGGCACGTCGATGTCGGCCGTCAGCGCCGAACCGCCGATGGACCCCAGCGGCAGAGGCAGGATCAGGTGGGTGGTCACGGCCATGGCCTTGGCCACCCGGCGGGCGGCCTCCAGCTCCACCTTGTGGCGCTGGCCGTATTCGAAACTGAGCGCGCACGGCAAAAATCCGTCGCGCCGGGCCACGGCCAGACAGGTGGTGGAATCCAGGCCCCCGGAAAAAAGGACCACGGCTTTTTGGGGTGCGTCGGTCGTCATAGCGGCCGTCTCCTTGTCAGACGCCCCGGGCGTCGGGGCTCCAGATGTGCTTGTGCAGTTGCAGCCCCAGGCGCGCCTGGACCCGGTCGGCCACCATCCAGGCGGCCAGCTCGGCCGAGGCAAGGGTCGCGGCCACGGGCGAAAAATGGACGATGTGAGTGCGCCAGATCCGTGAGGCGATGTCCAGGGCGAAATCGTAATCAGTCCGGTCGGCCAGCACGAATTTCACCTCGTCATGGGGACGCAGCCGCTCCAGATTGCCGTAATCGTTGCGATGCTCCATGCCGCTGCCCGGACATTTGACGTCCACCACGGCCGTGGCCCGGGCATCAAGCACGGCGATGTCGAAGCTGCCGTTGGTCTCGACCAGCACGGTCAGGTCCAGATCGCACAGGCGCTTGACCAGCTCCGGGGTCTGCGGGGCCAGAAGCGGCTCGCCGCCGGTCACTTCCACCAGCGGCAGCCCCAGCCCGGCCAGGGCGGCCGTGGCGTCGGCCACGGTCATTTCGGCGTAGGAATCCCCGGCATGGAGGGTGTCGCACCAACGGCAGGCCAGATTGCAGCCCGACAGGCGCAAAAAACCGCAGGGCCAGCCGGCATAGCTCGACTCGCCCTGGATGCTGGCAAATATTTCATGAACCTTGAGCATCACGCCTCGCGGCAGGTGGCGGCCAGGCCACGGCTTTCCACCACCGTCACGGCCGTGACGCGCACCCTTCCGTCGTCGAGCCGAGCCTTGAGCCGCGAGAGGATGTAGCCGGCCAGCACCTCGGCCGTGGGCGGATCAAGGGCGGGCACGTCGTTTAGGCAGGCGTGGTCCAGATCGGCGAAAATGGCGTCCATGGCCGTGCGGACATCCAGGAAATCCGCCACCATGCCGTTTATCAGGCTGTCGGCGCAGATTTCGGCCGTGACCTGGAAATTGTGGCCGTGCATGGCGGCGCAGGGGCCGGGATGGCCCGGCAGACGGTGGGCGGCGCTGAAGTCGCCGGCAACGGCGATGGTATAGATCGGCGGCATGGCTGGGACTCTCCCTGGCGTTGAACATCGGGGCGAGGAAAGCTATGGAGGGTCGCCCGAAAGGTCAAGACAACCACGGCCGCTCCCGGCCGTCAAGGAGACGTACCCATGCCGCATCGCGTACCCAGAGACGACGTCAGCACGCTCAAAACCCTCGGCCAGGGGGCCACGGTCTACCCGAGAAACGTCACCCCCGGCCTGCTCGAAACCTTCCCCAACGCCTTCCCGGACCGGCGCTACGACATCACCTTCGCCTCCGACGAGTTCACGAGCCTGTGCCCCAAGACCGGCCAGCCCGACTTCGGCACCATCACCATCCGCTACGTGCCCGACAAGCTGTGCATCGAATCCAAGTCGCTCAAACTCTACCTCTTCAGCTACCGCGACGAAGGCGCTTTCATGGAAACCCTCACCAACCGCATCCTCGATGACCTCGTGGAAGTCTGCCAGCCGCATCATATGGAAGTCACCGGCGACTTCGCCGCCCGGGGCGGCATCACTATTTCGGTGACGGCGACGTTTGTGAAAGAGAAGAAATAGGGAGAGATAGGAGGAAGATGCCTCCGGCGGCTGGGGGCCTGAGGCCCCCAGACCCCCCACTTGGGAAAATGGGGAATCAGCTCCGCGAGCGGCGGGCCAGGCGGCCGGCGCGCAGGCGGTCGAAGAGGCTGGCCGGCGACAGCCGCCGCCGCAGGGCCGACGGGCCATGGTCGCGCCGCCACAGGCGCAAGAACCAGGCTCCCCACAGCACCAGACAGGCGTTGTACTGCAGCCACAACAAAAACAGCACCGCCCCGCCCAGGGAACCGTATACGAGTTCGTAGCGCCCGCCATGGGCCACGAACTGCCCGAAAGCCGCCGTCACCGCCCAGGCCGCGACGGCCAGCAAGGCCGACACGCCGGCGATGGCCCGAAGCGGCCGCCGCCCCGGCAAAAACAGCAGATAGGCGGCGGCGAACATGCCGGTCAGGCAGAGAACGCCCCAGGCCGCCGACCACTGGCGCGCCAGACTCCCGCGCGGCTCCAGGCGCGGCAGATAGGCCAGATACAGGGCCGCCGTCAGCGCTCCCAAGAACAAGACGCCGGCAATCGCCCCCCAGGCCGTGCTCATCAATCGCGCGGCCAGGGGCGGCCGTTGTTCCGGGGCCGCCTCGCCAAGAGGCCGGCGTAGCGCCCGGCGAAACGCGCCCAGAAACAGCCACGACGACCACAGCACAAACACCGCGCTTTCCAGGGAAAACCCCGGCGAGGCCCACAGCAGCCGCCTGGCCCGGGAGACCAGCAGTTCGTCGATATACGGCGTGAGGATGGCGAGCTGGCGGCGTAGGGCCATTTGGCCGGTCCAGTCCTCGCCCGACACCGCCCCGCACAGGGCCAGCATGGCAAAAAGCAGCGGCACCGAAGAGAGCAGCGCGTAAAAGGCTAGGGCGGCGGCCTGGGTCGGCCCGCCCGAGCGGAAAAAGGCGGCCGTGGCCTTGACGGACAAGCGTCCGACCTCCCGCAGCCAGGCGGTAACATCACGTCGCCGCAACCGGGTCAGGATCAAGGCTTCGCGCCTCCGGCCAGCCAGGCGGTCCAGCCCAGGGGCGCGCCGCCGGGATTGGCCCGGGCGTATTCGTAAAACCGGCGCAGAAATTCCAGGCGCTGCCGGGCCAGGGCGTCGCGGCCCGGGGCGCTGCCGTCGCTGGTCTTGGCCAGATCCGAGCCGCCCAGGGCCTTTTGGCGGGCGATGATGTCCTCGAAAGCCACGCTAGGAGCGTTTCGCAGCATGTCGACCAGGGTCATGAAGGTGGTGGTGCGTCCGGCCCCGCCCCGGCAGTGGAAATGCAGCCAGACGTCCGGGGGCAGGCTGCGGGAGAATCGCACGAACCGTTCGACCACGGCGTCGTCGGGCCGGGTATGGTCGGACACGGCCAGGCGCAGATAGCCCAGGCCCAGGGACGCGGCGGCCTGGGCTTCGCTGACGGCGGGTAGCGGGCCGAGGGTCAGGGGGGTGGGGCCACCGCGCCTGGCTTCCCGGGCCACGACGATGTCCGGCCGCTCATCGATGGCGGCCAGGAGGGCGGCTTCGGCCTCGGCCACGAAAGCAGCGTCGCGGCCCGGGTTGCCCTGGTTGTCGGGCAGCCGCCAGGACACGGCATTACCGCCGAGAAAACCGTGGGATTCCCGGCGCAGATCGACGATGACGGCGCGCGGCGGAAATTGTTCGCGCATAAGGGCCAGCCCGGCCAGGGAGAACTGGCTGCTGCCGGAGACGCGCAGCCCGTTTAAGCCCTCCCGTGAGGGGACGGCAGCCCCGTCCGACGCGGTCAGGGGGAAAAAACAGGTGCGAAACCGATGGGGCAGGGCGCTGGCGGCAGGGGCGTCCAGGGTCAAAACCCCGACGTCCGGTCCGGGTTCGGCCGAGGCGGCAGCGCTCGGACCGGCCAGGAACAGGGCCAACACCACGGCCAGCAGCCCGGCCAGGGGCCAGGGCGCCGCAAGGCGCGGCCGAGCGGACCGGCGAAGCCGGCGGCACGACGGCGGCAGGGCGGACATGGCTTCCTCCTGTTACTGGGCCAGCCCCAGGGCGCTGCGGACTTCGGCCCGGGCGGCGGCGTACTGCTGCTGGAATTCCGGGCTGTTGAACAGGAAGGCGGCGATGACCGTGCCGGTGATGCGGCCGGCGGCCACGTCGCTGGGATAGTGGACGCCGCCGATCTCCCGGTTGAAGCGGTACTGCTCGGCCCGGGCCGCCAGGGCTTGGGCCTTTTCCGGGACCATGTTGGCCAGGATGATGCCCATCAAGGTGCCGTAGGTGGAATGGCCGCTGGGGTAGGAGGCGTTGCCGGGCTTGGGCACGCAGGGATCGATTTGCGAACTAGCGGCATAGGGTCGGGGGCGGTCCCAGTGCTTCTTGGCGTTGCCGAGAATGGCGTCGCCGTTTTCCTTGACCGCCTTGAAAAAGGCCGCCGCCACGGGTAGCTTTTCAGCCGTGAACTGGGGGCCGACCACATCGGTGAAGCGGAAAACCTCGCGGGCGGCGTCGGCCTGGGCAAAGGCCACCATGTCCGGGGTGCGGTCCTTTTGCAGTTGCAGGAGCAGGGCGATCTCGTCGCGCTGCTCGGCCGAGTCCATGGCCGGCGGCGGCGGCAGCAGCCGGGCCAGATCGACTTGCTGCGGGCTGACGAACTGCGTTTCGGACCAGGCCAGCTGCGGCAGCGACAGCAGCAGGACCAGCAGGAGCAGGCGGAACCGGGCAAGCATGGCGGACCTCCTTGGGTTGACGGGCATGGGGCCGGCCGGGACGGCGCAGCCGGGGCTGGGCAAGTTATAGGGCCTTGGCCGGCGGCTGTCACGGCCGGGGCTGCAACCGGCTTGGGCTTTGGAGCGACTGACGGGCATCGGCGCGGGGGGTTGGGGGGATGGGAGTGTCCCTGGCCTGCGCCGGCCTGAAGCAGGACGATTGTGGAATGGATTCTGCATGATCGCCTGCATACAGGGAGGAATTGCCCATGTTCGCACCAAGTATCCATGTGGAATGCGTGAGTTTTTTTGAACCGTCCAAGGGGGAATGGCGGGAGGAGCGCGTCAAGGGTCTGGCGGAAGAGGAGTCTTCGCGCTGCCCGGACGACGAGGATGAGGACTTTCTTTCCTTCTGCCGCCGCTCGCTGCTGTAATTGCCGGCCAGCCTTGATGGGGCCGATGCGAAACAGGCAGCGGCGTTACGGGGGGGAGAAGTTATTTCTCGAAACAACCATATTTTTTGAGGCGAATCCCAGCCGAGCCACGATGACGGCGCAATATTTGCTTGCTTTCGAGAACCGGGCCGACGCGTTGTTTGCCGCGCGGCCGGTCCCGGCCAGAAACTCGGAGGCTTCATGAAACGCCTGCTGTGCATCCTGGCTTTGCTGGCCTTTGCCTTCACGGCCGCCGGCTGCCCGCCGCCGCGCCGGCCCCTGCCGCCGCCCGGTCCGGGAGCCTATCAGCCCGGCCCCTACCACCCCGCGCCCGGTCCCGGAGGATACCCGCCCGGCCCCGGTCAGGCACCGTATCAACCCGGCCCCGGCCCTTACGGCCATCCAGGCGGTTATCCGCCCGCGCCTTAAGCTTTTGAACGCAACAACGCCGGCTCCTCGAAAGGGGCCGGCGTTTTGTTTTCCACCCGGGCGTGGCCTTTCTACTTCACGCCGATGGGCGCGCCGGAAGCAAACGCCGGCTCATGCAGCGGCAGCAGGATGTGGGCCGCCTTCTTGACGCGGACCATGATGTCGTAGGCCGCGTAAGGATTGACGCAGGTGCCGGGCGGGATGACGTCCATCTCTCGGGCCGTTACGGCCTTGGGCGGAAAGAAATTCTCGTTGATGACGCAAAAGCCGGTGATGACGGCCTGGCCGGCCGGGGTGTCCACAAAGACCGACATGCCGCCTTCGGTGTGGGCCGGGGTGTGGACCATGCGCAGGCCGGGCAGGATCTCCGTGTCGCCGGTGATCGCCTGCATCTGGCCGGAATCGATGACGTCTTCCACGTATTCGGCGTTGTAGCGAAAGTCCAGGGGATGCGGGTCGCTCACGTGGGCCAGCTCCCGTTCATGGGCGTAGATGACCGCGTTTTCCAGATAGGCGTCGTTTTCGCAGTGGTCGTTGTGCAGGTGGGTGTGGATGACCACGTCGATGTCGGCAGGGGTCAGACCGTACTGGGCCAGGCCCGATTCCAGGGTGTGGATTGTGCCGCCAAGGGCCGCCTCGCGGGCGGCGGACTGCACCGGGCGTATCTCGCCGGTGTCCACCAGCACCTTCTTGCCGCCGCCTTCCAGATACCAGCCGTAGATGGGGATGGTGTAAGGCGTGCCGTAGTCGAACTGGTAGGTCATCATGCCCTTGTCGAATTCCTTGGAGCCAAGGACAATGGGATGGATCACGTACTTGCCCACAGTAAATAAACCTCCGCTGCGCGCGCAAAAGTTCCCCGGGACGTGCGGCATCCCGGCGCGTCAGTCGACCGCCCGCGGCAAAGGTAAGCAGTCGGCGGCGACGCGGCAAGGGGGAGGCGCCCGGCGGCGAGTTGACGGCGGCGGCAAAGACGGACACAACGCCCATGGCGATGCGCGCCGCCAGACGCCCCAACAGGCGGGCGATTTGAAGCGCTCCACTTGAAAATGCAGCCGTATTTTCAAGAAAATGTCTTGGAATTTTGGCCGTTGCCGACAAATGAACCGGTAGGCTTTTCGAGCGCGCGTCTAGTGTCGCGTCCCTTAAAAAATATGAGAGTATTTTTTAAGAAAAATAAATGGTTTTAGCTTGTTGACTACAAAACACCATATGCGCTTTTCGCGGACGCGACACTAGCCGCGACGGCGCGCCCGCCAGGCCTTGCCGCCTGGTGCGTTTCTCCGCGCGATATGGCGGTCCGCGCCCGCAAACCGACGCCCACACGTTCAGGTGACCCCTCTATGATGTATTCCATTCAGATTTTGCGGATCATCGGCATGTTGATGATCGTCTATATCCATGTCGGCGTCTACATGACGCTGGTGAACAACGTCGGCGATTCCCTCTTTCACGTCATCCCCGACGCGTACATGTGCAAGGCCTTCATCTTTTTCAGCATCTCCGGCTTTATCATGGCCTTTCTCATCGACATCGGCTACCGCAACTTTCTGGTGCGGCGCATCCTGCGCGTCTATCCGACCTTCCTCATCGCCTGCGGCCTGGCCATCGCCTTGCGCTATCTGCTTTTTGACCAGCTGCCGGGCAAGGACATGTTCCTGGCCATGACGCTTTTGCCCGTAGGCTTCGTGGATTATCCCCTCAAGATCGAATGGACGCTGATTTACGAAGTCTGCTATTATCTCATCATCACGCCCTTTGCTTTCCCCAAGACGCGACGCTACTTCGTGCCGTTTCTCTTTGTCTGGCTCGGCGTCATTTGCATCGCCTACTACGCTTCGGGCATCACGGCCTTTTACGTGCTGCCGCCCTGGAAGCGGCTGTTCGTCTCCTATGTCAACATCTACTTCATCACCGGGGCCCTGGCCTACCACGCCGCCAAGCGCCTGCGGTTCGACTGGTGGCCGGCCTATGTCCTGGCCATCCTGGCCAGCGCCGCCGTCACCGTGGCCACTTCGGACGCCTGGAAGCTTGAACCCTACAACATGAAACAGTTGGCCACCTGGAGCCTGTGCACCGCCGTGACGCTGGTTTCCCTGGTCAAGCTTGAAAACCATTTCCAGGCCCCCTGGGTGAAGGCCATCGGCCAGTGGGGCGACTACGCCTACGCCGTCTACCTGACCCACGCCCTGGTGGTTGGGGTCTTTTTCTCCTGGCTGGTCTACCGGTACGGCTGGCAGCTCGACAACCGGGCGGCGTTTCTTGCCGTGGGCCTGATTCTCGTCGTGGGCTATGGCCTGGGCCGGCTCGACGCCGCCGTGCACGGCTATTTCAAGCGGAAATTCGCCTGATGCTCTCCGGCGGGAAGGTCAGATGCCGCATTACTTCGTTTCGGATGGCCTCTGGGCTGCGGTTCTCGTGACGCTGGGCGGCGGGAAGGCGTGATGTCCGACAATCTTGCGCCGTATGTCCTAGATGATGCGGTTTTCGTGACGCCGTGCGGTGGGACGAGCTGATGCCGGCTTCCCGTTCGTTTTTCGACCGGGCGGCTAACGTGGCGCTGATTGCCGCCACGGTGTTGGCCCTGGGCTGGGCCGGTCGTGAGGTGGCCGTTGATCTTCGGCTCACCCGCCTTCAGGAACAGGCGGCCCGGCGTGTGCCGCATTTTCCCGACGCGGCCTCGCGCACGGCGTTTACTGACGCCGCCGGCCGCGACAAGGCCCTGTGCGCGGCGTTTCTTGGCCGCAAGCCCCTGGTCGTCCTGACCATCGGCCAATCCAACATCGCCAATTCGGCTCTGGGGCAGTTCACCCCCAGCCACCGCCTCGGAAACTATTTCGAGGGATCGTGCTATATCGCGGCCAATCCGCTTCTCGGCACGTCGGGCGAGCGGGCGGCGGCGGTGCTTGATTTAGCCGACGCGGCCCTGGATGCGGGACTCTACGACAGCGCGCTTGTCGTGCCGCTGGCGGTGCAGGGTTCGTCGGTGTGGAACTGGGCGCGGCACGGCGACTTGCGGCCCATGCTCGAAAGCGCCCTGCGCCGCCTGAACGGGCTGGGGATCAAGCCCAATCTTGTCCTCTACCATCAGGGCGAGGCCGATTGTCTGGTGGGGATGGAAGGGAGGCTTTATGCCGAGGCCCTGGACAATATCATCGGTGATTTGCGGCGCATGGGCGTTGCCGCGCCGGTGGTGGTCTCGCAAGTCAGCCGCTTCAAGGCGTTGGACTGCCCGGACGCCGATCCCGGGGCTTGTTCGCGCATCTGTCCGGACATCCGCCAGGCCCAGGCCGGGGCGGCCGACGCCTCGCGCGGCGTCTTCGCCGGCCCGGACACGGACATGGCCGTAGCCGAGCGGTTCGACGGCTACCACATGACCGACGACGGCCGCCGCCGCTTCGCCGCCATGCTGCTGGAAACCGTGCGCGCCCTGCCCCAAACGCCCTAGCGTCGCGTCCTCGAAAAGCGCCTCGGACATTCCGCAGACAACAGACGAAAACCACTTATTTTCTTAAAAAATACTCTCGTATTTTTTAAGGGGCGCGACACGAGCTCTCCCCCGGCGAAGCCACCCCCTTTCCCCATTCGGGGGGTCCGGGGGCCTCAGGCCCCCAGCCGCCGGAGGCATCTTCCTCTTTATTTTCTTCGTCTTATCATCTTCCTACGAACAAAATCGGTAAGCATCCGGGCTTCCTCGACGCGTAGCAGCGAGGCCACGCTCATGTAGGCTATGGCCCACAGGATGATGAGGATGAGCGAGAGGTAGGGGCGGTCGGCCGTGGCGTGGGCGCCGAAGCCGACGCCGATGCTTAAGATTGTGCCGATGAAGGTGGTGCGGCCCAGGCGCAGCCAGCCGGGGCCGAGCTTTTTGCGCAGGACCAGGCCCAGGGCGGCGATGTTGACCCAGGACGAGATGGAGGTGGCCAGGGCCAATCCGACATGGCCGGTAGGTCCCATGAGGGCCAGGCCGGCGATGACGTAGACCACCAGGCACACGGCGGCCACGATGGCCGGGGTGCGGGTGTCGGACAGGGCGAAATAGGCGGAATACAGCGGCCGCACGCAGGCAAAGGCGGGCAGGCCCACGCCGTAGGCCACCAGCGCCCCGGCGGTGGCGGCGATGGCTGCCTCGCCAAAGGCTCCGCGTCCGAAAAGCACCCGCACCATGGGATCGGCCAGGGCAATGAGCCCGGCGGCGGCCGGCAGGCAGATGAAAAGGGTCAGGCGCAGCGAGGCGTTTAGGGTATCGACGAATTCCCCGGTCTTGCCGGCCGAGGCGAGCTTGGCCAGCCCGGGCAGGGCCACCGTGCCCACGGCCACGCCGAAGACGCCCAGGGGAAATTGCACCAGCCGGTCGGCGTAGTAGAGGTACGAGATGGAGCCGGTGGGCAGGTAGGAGGCGAGAAGCGTCCCCAGCACGATGTTGAGCTGGTAGACCGCCGCGCCAAAGGCCGTGGGCAGCATGAGCAGGCCCATGCGCAGCACGCCCTTGTCGCGAAGGGACCATGGACCGCGCCAGGTAAAGCCGAACTTCCGCAGTTGCGGCAGCTGCATGTAGACCTGCCCGATACCGCCGATGACCACGCTCCAGGCCAGGGTGTAGGCCGGATCGAAGCCGAACAGCCAGGCCACGCCCGCGCCGAGGATGATGATGGTGTTGAGTTCGGATGTGGCCAGGGCCGGAGCCAGGAAATGGCCGAAGGAATTGAGCACGCCCATGCACAAGGCCACGGCGGAAATCTCGATGATGTAGGGGAAGACGATGCGCGTGAGATCCACGGTCAGATCAAACAGCGCCGGATCGTCGGCAAAGCCCGGGGTGATGAGTTTGGTGAGCGGCCGGGCGAAGACAATTGCCAACGTGGTCAGGACGCCGAGGATGATGAGCAGCCAGACCATGGCCGAACGCGGCATGGAAAAGGCCTTTTCGTCGCCCACCTCCTCGCGCAGCTTTTGAAAGACCGGCACAAAGGCCATGGTCATGGAACCTTCGGCGAAAAGCCGGCGCATCATGTTGGGCAGGCGATAGGCTACGTAAAAGGCGTCGGCGGCAATGCCGGCCCCCAGCACGTAGGCCAGGATCATATCCCGGAAAAACCCGAGTATCCTCGACAACAAGGTCGCGCCCCCGACAATAGAGGCATCCTTGGCAATCTGTCTGACGTGTTGCGACATACTATTTTGTGGGGAGGAAACCCCTTTTTGAAAAAAGGGGTTTCCTCCCCACGCCCCTCCTTCCCCAAAAACTTTTAACGGTGGGGTTTCACCGTGTGTGGCTTCTCTCTTGGACTTCCTGGCTGTGGGGGCGTTTTTCGCGGCCGGCAGGGTCTTCCCTGCCGGCCGCGAAAAACGCCCCCATAATCAGGGGGTCCGGGGGGGATGATCCCCCCCGGGAAAGTATTACTTTTGACACTTCCTGCAATAGGTGGACGTGCGGCCGGCGATTTTGGCGTGGGTCAGCGGCGCGGCGCAGGCCGGGCAGGGGTCGCCGGATTTGCCGTAGACCTGGAAATGGTTCTGGAAGCCGCCTTCCACGCCGTCCGGGGTGCGGTAGTCGCGGATGGTGCTGCCGCCGGCGGCGATGGCCGCCGCGATGACGTTTTGGACGGCTTTGAGGAGGCGTTGCCGTTGGGCCGGGGTCAGGTCCTTGGCCGGCGTGTCGGGCCGGATGCGGGCGGCGAAGAGCGATTCGTCGGCGTAGATGTTGCCGATGCCGGCGATGACGGTCTGATCGAGCAGCGCCGCCTTGATGCGGGTGGACTTGCGGCCAAGGGCCTCCTCGAAGGCTTGCGGCGTCATGTCCCAGGGTTCGGGGCCAAGGGACGCGTGGAAATCCCAGGCGCTCAGGGCCTCGGGGGTGAGCACCCGGGCCGTGCCGAAGCGGCGCAGGTCGGCAAAGACCAGGGTGTTGCCGTCGGAGAGCCGGACGAGCAACCGGGCGCGGTCGGGATCGGGAGCGCCCGGCGGCGCGATGTGGAAACGGCCGGTCATCTTGAGATGAAAGGCCAGGACGGCCGGGCCGTCGCCCGGGACCTGGGGGCGCGGGCCGAGGGTGAGCAGCAGCAGCTTGGCCCGGCGGCCGACGGATTGGATGGTCCGGCCTACGGCCATGGCGGCGAAATCGGCCCGGCGTTTGGGGCCGGCCAGCACCTTGGCGTCCGGGACGTCGACGCCGACGATGACGCGGCCGACAAGGCCCGGAGCCAGGGCTCGTGCGATGGTTTCGACTTCGGGAAGTTCGGGCATGGCGGATGCGCCTACGGGCGGTTCAGGCCGCCGGCCGGGCGGCGCGACGGACGGTTTGCCGGAGAGGCAGGCCCGGTGGTGTTGCGGCGGTACGACGGCGGCATGGCGCTACTTGGCGGCGGGCAGGGCGATGGGGATGTCGATGGTCAGGGTTTCCCCGGCCCGGAAGACGGTAAGCGACAGCGTTTTGCCGTCCTTGACGGCCTCGATGGCGGCCTTGTGGAGCACGGATAGGTTGTCGGCCGGGTGGCCGCCGGCGGCGACGACGGCGTCGCCGGGCAGGAGTCCCGCCTTGGCGGCCGGGGAACCGGGGGCCACGGCGGTGACCAGCGGCAGGGTGGCGGGGTTGCCGGGGGCGGGCTGGTCCTGGGTCAGGGTCATGCCGAGCCGGCTTTTCTGGGCGGCCGGGCAGGCGAAGAAGTAGGGCGCGGCTTCGGCGTCCGGGGCCTCGCCGCCGCGCCAGGGCATGACCAGAACGACCTTGGCCGAGGGATCAAGCACGGCCAGGCGGCGGGCGATGCCCCAGCCGTTGGCCACATGCCCGGCTCCGGCGACCACGGCCACGGGCCGGCCGGACACGGCTCGGGCATAGAGCGCCCGGGCGGCCATCTGGGTGTCCCACAGGGACTGCACGGTAACGAAATTTTCAAAGGGATCGCGGACCGGCGCGGCGTCCCGGGGGGCCGGCTTGGCGGAGGCTTTGGCCTTGGCGCTGGACGTGGCGGCGCTCTTGGCGGTCGGCGGCGCGGCGGCGTCGCCCGATGCGGCCTTGGCCTGGGCAGCCGTCGCGGTCTTGGGCAGGCTTTCGGGTTTGGCGGCCGGCTTGGCGTTCGCCTGCTCAGGCTTGGCGGTTTCCTGGGGCGCGGCCTTGCGCATGGCCCCGTGCTGGGCGAACAGTTCGCGCAGTTCTTCCACCTGGGCCTGGGCCGGGGGCAGGATGGTTCCGGGGAGG is from Solidesulfovibrio magneticus RS-1 and encodes:
- a CDS encoding N-acyl homoserine lactonase family protein, yielding MGKYVIHPIVLGSKEFDKGMMTYQFDYGTPYTIPIYGWYLEGGGKKVLVDTGEIRPVQSAAREAALGGTIHTLESGLAQYGLTPADIDVVIHTHLHNDHCENDAYLENAVIYAHERELAHVSDPHPLDFRYNAEYVEDVIDSGQMQAITGDTEILPGLRMVHTPAHTEGGMSVFVDTPAGQAVITGFCVINENFFPPKAVTAREMDVIPPGTCVNPYAAYDIMVRVKKAAHILLPLHEPAFASGAPIGVK
- a CDS encoding 6-pyruvoyl trahydropterin synthase family protein, whose translation is MPPIYTIAVAGDFSAAHRLPGHPGPCAAMHGHNFQVTAEICADSLINGMVADFLDVRTAMDAIFADLDHACLNDVPALDPPTAEVLAGYILSRLKARLDDGRVRVTAVTVVESRGLAATCREA
- a CDS encoding YihY/virulence factor BrkB family protein codes for the protein MILTRLRRRDVTAWLREVGRLSVKATAAFFRSGGPTQAAALAFYALLSSVPLLFAMLALCGAVSGEDWTGQMALRRQLAILTPYIDELLVSRARRLLWASPGFSLESAVFVLWSSWLFLGAFRRALRRPLGEAAPEQRPPLAARLMSTAWGAIAGVLFLGALTAALYLAYLPRLEPRGSLARQWSAAWGVLCLTGMFAAAYLLFLPGRRPLRAIAGVSALLAVAAWAVTAAFGQFVAHGGRYELVYGSLGGAVLFLLWLQYNACLVLWGAWFLRLWRRDHGPSALRRRLSPASLFDRLRAGRLARRSRS
- a CDS encoding 7-carboxy-7-deazaguanine synthase QueE — encoded protein: MLKVHEIFASIQGESSYAGWPCGFLRLSGCNLACRWCDTLHAGDSYAEMTVADATAALAGLGLPLVEVTGGEPLLAPQTPELVKRLCDLDLTVLVETNGSFDIAVLDARATAVVDVKCPGSGMEHRNDYGNLERLRPHDEVKFVLADRTDYDFALDIASRIWRTHIVHFSPVAATLASAELAAWMVADRVQARLGLQLHKHIWSPDARGV
- the queC gene encoding 7-cyano-7-deazaguanine synthase QueC yields the protein MTTDAPQKAVVLFSGGLDSTTCLAVARRDGFLPCALSFEYGQRHKVELEAARRVAKAMAVTTHLILPLPLGSIGGSALTADIDVPKDRDIGEMEADIPVTYVPARNTIFLSMALGWAEVLGASDIYIGVNALDYSGYPDCRPEFIAAFEAMANLAVKEAVEGRLAIRIHTPLLHLSKAGIVELGTSLGVDYGLTHSCYDPAPDGLACGRCDSCLLRRKGFEEAGVADPTRYRPSL
- the queF gene encoding preQ(1) synthase; translation: MPHRVPRDDVSTLKTLGQGATVYPRNVTPGLLETFPNAFPDRRYDITFASDEFTSLCPKTGQPDFGTITIRYVPDKLCIESKSLKLYLFSYRDEGAFMETLTNRILDDLVEVCQPHHMEVTGDFAARGGITISVTATFVKEKK
- a CDS encoding acid phosphatase — translated: MLARFRLLLLVLLLSLPQLAWSETQFVSPQQVDLARLLPPPPAMDSAEQRDEIALLLQLQKDRTPDMVAFAQADAAREVFRFTDVVGPQFTAEKLPVAAAFFKAVKENGDAILGNAKKHWDRPRPYAASSQIDPCVPKPGNASYPSGHSTYGTLMGIILANMVPEKAQALAARAEQYRFNREIGGVHYPSDVAAGRITGTVIAAFLFNSPEFQQQYAAARAEVRSALGLAQ
- a CDS encoding acyltransferase family protein; its protein translation is MMYSIQILRIIGMLMIVYIHVGVYMTLVNNVGDSLFHVIPDAYMCKAFIFFSISGFIMAFLIDIGYRNFLVRRILRVYPTFLIACGLAIALRYLLFDQLPGKDMFLAMTLLPVGFVDYPLKIEWTLIYEVCYYLIITPFAFPKTRRYFVPFLFVWLGVICIAYYASGITAFYVLPPWKRLFVSYVNIYFITGALAYHAAKRLRFDWWPAYVLAILASAAVTVATSDAWKLEPYNMKQLATWSLCTAVTLVSLVKLENHFQAPWVKAIGQWGDYAYAVYLTHALVVGVFFSWLVYRYGWQLDNRAAFLAVGLILVVGYGLGRLDAAVHGYFKRKFA
- a CDS encoding sialate O-acetylesterase → MPASRSFFDRAANVALIAATVLALGWAGREVAVDLRLTRLQEQAARRVPHFPDAASRTAFTDAAGRDKALCAAFLGRKPLVVLTIGQSNIANSALGQFTPSHRLGNYFEGSCYIAANPLLGTSGERAAAVLDLADAALDAGLYDSALVVPLAVQGSSVWNWARHGDLRPMLESALRRLNGLGIKPNLVLYHQGEADCLVGMEGRLYAEALDNIIGDLRRMGVAAPVVVSQVSRFKALDCPDADPGACSRICPDIRQAQAGAADASRGVFAGPDTDMAVAERFDGYHMTDDGRRRFAAMLLETVRALPQTP